Sequence from the Lasioglossum baleicum chromosome 9, iyLasBale1, whole genome shotgun sequence genome:
ACATTATACATTTACAGTAGCTAATCTGTTTAAATGTTTATCAATAGCAGATTTATCACAGTGGTACATTATTGTATTCCTCAAGTTGTATATTCCATCTGAAATCAATCCTCGTAAGAAAAAGTGCGgatttaaaagaaaagaaaaagaagaagaaacaaaACTGTCAAGACAATCCAACCTGAGTTAATCGTCCCACTCATCCTCGTCACTGGTTTCACTAGTCGAATCATCACTTTCACTATGGATTGCACTTGATCGCTCGGCAAGAGCTCTTGACAAAGCACTAGCTAGACCACTTCCTTGGAACATCGGAGGATTCTTTTGCGACTTTACTTCGTTTGCGACAGGCCTTAACTCAACCCCTTGACGAATTTGTTCCAATAATGCATTTCTGGTGTCTGGGGGCGGCGGGGGTGGTTTTGATTCGGTTTTTTCAACTTTCTGTAAGAGAAATTCACATTAGAATACCGGACAGTCTTTCGCAGGCGTTTCAACTAAGGGTGTGCAGAATCCCGAGTACTTATCAAATTAGTTTGTCAAATACTAACTCGAAGTGTGGTGCCGCTTCTAATTGATTCCATGAGCATTGACCTGGGGTCAGCGTTTTcttcgttattattattactattagtattgttattattattcttattatttgTAGCACTTGTATTAACAGTTTCTTCCTCGGTATTCACTAAATTAGGCAGTGGTGGTGGTGGAGGAGGAACGGGCGCACTCGAATTAGTTCTGGAAGGTGGAACTGGAGCTGGCGGAGGTGGAGGCGGAGGTGGTGGCAACGATGGTGCCGTGGTTATAGAAGGAGGTGGTGGTCGTACTGGTACTCTATGCACTGGCGGTGCATTGGATGGTGCACTCGGCGGCGTTGAAGGTGCATGTATTCGACTTGGAGGTAGTGACGGAGCGCTTTTTGTCTGATGCTAGAAGAAAAGGTGTTAACGTTAAGAACATTTATCTTCCGTGGAGAAACTATTATCGTTATAAACAGTATACAAACAGATACTATCCGTGCAGGAACTGGCGGCGGAAATTCCTGTCTGTGAGGTGCTACCAAAGGTGGTGGTTGTTGATGCtggtgttgttgttgctgttgttgttgcaaCTGATGTACATTAGGTGTTGAAACGTCTTCTCGAATGGCACTCATGCCTCCGTTCTGTTCGATAAAGTCATAAATAAACTTGCGCGTCTCCTGATTACTAAATTGATCCTCCGACACGCCTACTTTATCGAGGAACATTTTTAAGTGCGGATCGACTGGATCCACTATCTTGTTATTACTGCTGAATTGCAGGTGTGTTAGATGTctgtaaatataaaaaaacatAGGAATATTTTTGTCATCGACAAGAAGCAAGTATGTATTGCTTAGCTAATTCGACGAACTACCAACCTAAAATTGGATGGTGGACCTATATCGTCTTTCGTTAATCTTCGCTTAGTTTTGTCTCGTTTCTTCTTTTTAGGCTTGTACATGGAACTACTCGATGCACTTCTATTCACACCGATTGTGGTTGGAGTCCCATTCGCTAAATTGGAAGTCGACCCAGTGCTAAACGCAACAGGTGATGGGCTGCTTTGATTCCTCCATAGTAATGTCCCACCGTGTTGACCTTCTATTTCCATTTTAGACCGTCTTTGCTGTCTCTTGTGGCGTTTCGCATTCAATTTGTCAAGGAGAATATTTCTGAAAGCAAATAGCAGTTAGCATGTTAgtagttataaatattttcgcTATTTTTAAAGACTGAGTAGAGTAATTCTTGTTAGACTCACCTTAACGTTAATGCATCGGTTTCACTTGCAAAATTAAAAGCAGCCATATACTCTTCAGCTTCGAATGTATGGAAATAAGACAATGGTGCTTTATAGCCCATTGCATTGTACACTTCGTGTTCCCATATCATTGCCCTCCTTTGCAGACAATATAAACGGAGGAAGAAACTACGCCTAGGGTTATCTCTTATCAGTGTTATAATACCTGTAGTTTTCTTTATCCATTCTTTATGTATAGGTGGTTCAGTCAAATATaattgaataactcctgctGCTAAACACTACAAAAAATGAATAAACATCAAAAACTTTGTTCGTCGAAAACTTTTCAATGCTTTACCCGCGTACACTTTATGTTTATTTTGAATATgtagttaaaaaaaattctgTATCACAAGAATCTGTTCAAGAAAACCATATAATCGACTCATTCAACATTCCTGCATAATTATGAATCCTCTGATGTCATTCGATTCCCTCATGACTAATATACCATTTTAAAAACATGACGGTATTCTCGT
This genomic interval carries:
- the LOC143212235 gene encoding uncharacterized protein LOC143212235, with the translated sequence MKSGTVDKHRGSILLKPEENEQVFQLIGNRCQCLAAGVIQLYLTEPPIHKEWIKKTTGIITLIRDNPRRSFFLRLYCLQRRAMIWEHEVYNAMGYKAPLSYFHTFEAEEYMAAFNFASETDALTLRNILLDKLNAKRHKRQQRRSKMEIEGQHGGTLLWRNQSSPSPVAFSTGSTSNLANGTPTTIGVNRSASSSSMYKPKKKKRDKTKRRLTKDDIGPPSNFRHLTHLQFSSNNKIVDPVDPHLKMFLDKVGVSEDQFSNQETRKFIYDFIEQNGGMSAIREDVSTPNVHQLQQQQQQQHQHQQPPPLVAPHRQEFPPPVPARIVSHQTKSAPSLPPSRIHAPSTPPSAPSNAPPVHRVPVRPPPPSITTAPSLPPPPPPPPPAPVPPSRTNSSAPVPPPPPPLPNLVNTEEETVNTSATNNKNNNNNTNSNNNNEENADPRSMLMESIRSGTTLRKVEKTESKPPPPPPDTRNALLEQIRQGVELRPVANEVKSQKNPPMFQGSGLASALSRALAERSSAIHSESDDSTSETSDEDEWDD